Proteins from one Mercurialis annua linkage group LG7, ddMerAnnu1.2, whole genome shotgun sequence genomic window:
- the LOC126657454 gene encoding 50S ribosomal protein L5, chloroplastic produces the protein MSSSWLLQSSSVAATASFRGQFPITSPSVRLTPPSGKSGVVRAVSTTEEIVLVDKSESEKTHRLKTTYLEKIVPLLMEEFSYTNIHQVPKIEKIVVNCGIGEAAQNAKGLEAAMGDLALIIGQRPIKTRARNSVATFKIREGQPLGIAATLRGNVMYSFLDRLINLGLPRTRDFQGVTANSFDGHGNYSVGVREQSVFPEIRYDALGKPRGMDVCITTTAKTDQEGQKLLALMGMPFRVSTGGATTLLRKKKLKKHHFDAKKGRR, from the exons ATGTCATCCTCATGGCTTTTACAGTCCTCCTCAGTAGCAGCGACGGCGTCGTTCCGCGGCCAATTCCCCATTACTTCACCGTCCGTAAGACTCACTCCGCCGTCCGGAAAATCTGGAGTTGTGAGAGCCGTCAGCACTACTGAAGAAATAGTGCTGGTGGACAAATCAGAATCAGAAAAAACCCATCGGCTTAAAACCACTTATCTTGAAAAAATTGTTCCGTTACTTATGGAAGAATTTTCTTACACTAATATTCATCAA GTTCCGAAAATTGAGAAGATAGTAGTGAATTGTGGGATTGGAGAGGCTGCACAGAATGCCAAGGGTTTAGAAGCAGCAATGGGTGATTTGGCTTTGATTATAGGACAGAGACCTATTAAGACAAGAGCAAGAAACTCTGTTGCCACCTTTAAAATTAGGGAAGGTCAACCGCTTGGAATTGCTGCCACTCTCCGTGGAAAT GTGATGTACTCGTTTTTAGATCGTCTTATTAATCTTGGGCTTCCCAGGACAAGGGATTTCCAAGGTGTGACAGCCAACAGCTTTGATGGACATGGGAATTACAGCGTTGGAGTTCGCGAGCAGAGTGTATTTCCCGAAATCAGGTATGACGCACTTGGTAAGCCAAGAGGAATGGACGTCTGCATTACAACCACAGCTAAAACTGACCAAGAAGGCCAGAAGCTGTTGGCACTCATGGGGATGCCATTTAGAGTAAGTACTGGTGGTGCCACCACTTTGCTGCGCAAGAAGAAGTTGAAGAAGCATCACTTTGATGCTAAAAAGGGGCGTCGATAA